From a single Devosia litorisediminis genomic region:
- a CDS encoding branched-chain amino acid ABC transporter substrate-binding protein — protein MKITALLATTAIAMAFAAPAYAEMKIGILVPTTGSEATYGQDMANAVDLAIAEINAAGGVLGEQLSSVVGDDGCDPQQAVNAASKLASSDVTGIVGGYCSGATVPTLKIFGDANIPFVIAAANSTKLIPANPGNAFMINSTGNDQVAKAIEYFTANGVSSLAIVNQGDAYSQDLADLTKKNWEEAGNTVPAFEVANKGEQDYSAIVTAIRSANPDAVFWTAYYADGGLLIRQLRQAGYQGKIAVGDGSNSPELFNIAGSAADGVVGFSNPTAEFLPEAKAFIADYTEANGSAPGPYAPLAYDGMHLLAKAIETAGSTDAEAINAALAASDYTGIAGQITFTPENTLARSNFVVLQGKGGAWTLAE, from the coding sequence ATGAAAATCACTGCACTTCTTGCGACCACCGCGATTGCCATGGCGTTCGCTGCGCCCGCCTACGCGGAAATGAAGATCGGCATTCTGGTGCCCACCACCGGATCGGAAGCAACCTATGGCCAGGACATGGCCAATGCGGTTGATCTGGCGATCGCCGAAATCAATGCTGCCGGCGGTGTGCTGGGCGAACAGCTCAGCTCGGTCGTTGGTGATGATGGCTGCGACCCACAGCAGGCCGTCAACGCTGCCAGCAAGCTGGCTTCGTCCGACGTGACCGGCATTGTCGGTGGCTACTGCTCGGGCGCGACTGTTCCGACCCTGAAGATTTTTGGCGATGCGAACATCCCATTCGTGATCGCAGCTGCGAACTCGACCAAGCTGATCCCCGCCAATCCCGGCAATGCCTTCATGATCAACTCCACCGGCAATGATCAGGTGGCCAAGGCCATCGAATATTTCACGGCCAATGGCGTGAGCTCGCTGGCCATCGTGAACCAGGGCGATGCCTATTCGCAGGACCTAGCCGATCTGACCAAGAAGAACTGGGAAGAAGCCGGCAATACCGTGCCCGCGTTTGAAGTCGCCAATAAAGGCGAGCAGGACTATTCGGCCATCGTGACCGCCATTCGTTCGGCCAATCCCGATGCCGTGTTCTGGACCGCCTATTATGCCGATGGTGGCCTGCTGATCCGTCAGCTGCGTCAGGCCGGCTATCAGGGCAAGATCGCTGTGGGCGATGGTTCAAACTCGCCCGAGCTGTTCAACATTGCCGGCTCGGCCGCTGATGGCGTGGTTGGCTTCTCCAACCCGACCGCCGAATTCCTGCCAGAAGCAAAAGCCTTCATCGCCGACTATACCGAAGCCAATGGCTCGGCTCCCGGCCCCTATGCCCCACTGGCCTATGACGGCATGCACCTGCTGGCAAAGGCAATCGAGACTGCTGGCAGCACCGATGCCGAAGCGATCAACGCCGCGCTCGCCGCGTCGGATTACACCGGCATTGCCGGCCAGATCACCTTCACCCCTGAAAACACCCTGGCACGCTCCAACTTCGTGGTGCTGCAGGGTAAGGGCGGTGCCTGGACCCTGGCTGAATAG
- a CDS encoding dihydrodipicolinate synthase family protein: MTVNWQGVIPALMTEMKQDGALDMPSTAKHVESSLKAGCEGFIMLGTLGENSSLSLDEKELVVRTAVEASNGRAPVIAGIAEYTTDLAIETANRLKKAGADGIMALPTMVYQQDAREAVEHFKKLAQAVDLPMMIYNNHVAYKVDLLPEDFVGLNDQKNIVAVKESSHDSRRITDMINVLGDRYKLFCGVDDLMLENVLFGAVGWVSGMTNSFPNEAVQMYKLAKAGRVEEALAIYRWFMPVLHLDTKVKLVQYIKLANQMAGEGAEWVRAPRLPLIGEERKMIEKIVQTAIDTRPTLAAL, from the coding sequence ATGACTGTGAATTGGCAAGGCGTTATCCCCGCTCTGATGACCGAAATGAAGCAGGACGGGGCGCTGGATATGCCCTCGACCGCGAAGCATGTCGAATCCAGCCTCAAGGCGGGCTGCGAAGGCTTCATCATGCTGGGCACGCTGGGCGAAAACTCGTCGCTGTCGCTGGATGAAAAAGAACTCGTCGTGCGTACCGCCGTGGAAGCATCCAATGGCCGCGCACCGGTGATTGCCGGCATTGCCGAATACACCACTGATCTGGCTATCGAGACCGCCAATCGCCTCAAGAAGGCCGGCGCTGACGGCATCATGGCACTGCCAACCATGGTCTATCAGCAGGATGCGCGCGAAGCTGTCGAGCATTTCAAGAAGCTGGCGCAGGCCGTCGATCTGCCGATGATGATCTACAACAATCATGTCGCCTACAAGGTCGACCTGCTGCCCGAGGATTTCGTCGGGCTGAACGATCAGAAGAACATCGTGGCGGTCAAGGAATCCAGCCATGACAGCCGCCGCATCACCGATATGATCAATGTGTTGGGCGATCGCTACAAGCTGTTCTGTGGCGTGGACGACCTGATGCTGGAAAACGTGCTGTTCGGCGCGGTTGGCTGGGTGTCGGGCATGACCAACAGCTTTCCCAATGAAGCCGTGCAGATGTACAAGCTGGCCAAGGCGGGTCGGGTCGAGGAAGCCCTGGCGATCTATCGCTGGTTCATGCCGGTGCTGCATCTCGATACCAAGGTCAAGCTGGTGCAATATATCAAGCTGGCCAACCAGATGGCTGGCGAAGGCGCCGAATGGGTACGCGCACCGCGCCTGCCGCTGATCGGCGAGGAGCGCAAGATGATCGAAAAGATCGTCCAGACCGCCATTGATACGCGGCCCACGCTGGCAGCGCTTTAG
- a CDS encoding 4-hydroxyproline epimerase, with the protein MARHSFFCVDGHTCGNPVRLVAGGGPLLKGTTMLERRADFLAHHDWIRTALMFEPRGHDVMSGSILYPPADPANDMAILFIETSGCLAMCGHGTIGTVTMAIEQGLITPKTPGTVRLEVPAGLVIAEYRQVGDYVEEVKITNVPSFLYKTDLEVECPDLGMLKVDVAYGGNFYAIIDPQENFADMDQYSAADFIRWSPVLRQRLNEAHSFIHPEKPEINGLSHMMWTGAPKHDGSTARNAVFYGDKAIDRSPCGTGTSARMAQWYGKGKLKAGDAFIHESIIGSIFKGRVEDTLSVGGLPAIVPSIAGWARMTGLNTIFVDDRDPFKHGFLVN; encoded by the coding sequence ATGGCACGACACAGTTTCTTTTGCGTAGATGGGCACACATGCGGCAATCCGGTGCGGCTGGTGGCAGGCGGCGGGCCGCTGCTCAAGGGCACCACCATGCTGGAGCGGCGTGCCGATTTCCTAGCCCATCACGACTGGATCCGCACCGCGCTGATGTTTGAGCCACGCGGCCACGATGTGATGTCGGGCTCGATCCTTTATCCCCCCGCCGATCCGGCCAATGACATGGCGATCCTGTTCATCGAGACCTCGGGGTGTCTGGCCATGTGCGGGCACGGCACCATTGGCACGGTGACCATGGCGATTGAACAAGGGCTGATCACCCCAAAGACACCCGGCACTGTGCGGCTTGAAGTCCCCGCCGGGCTAGTGATCGCCGAATATAGGCAGGTGGGTGATTACGTCGAAGAGGTCAAAATCACCAATGTGCCCTCCTTCCTCTACAAGACCGATCTTGAGGTGGAATGCCCTGATCTGGGCATGCTCAAGGTCGACGTGGCCTATGGCGGCAATTTCTATGCGATCATCGATCCGCAGGAAAACTTCGCCGACATGGACCAGTACTCGGCGGCCGATTTCATTCGCTGGAGCCCGGTGCTGCGGCAGCGACTGAACGAAGCACACAGCTTCATCCATCCCGAAAAGCCCGAGATCAACGGGTTGAGCCACATGATGTGGACCGGCGCGCCCAAGCACGACGGATCGACGGCGCGCAATGCGGTGTTTTATGGCGACAAGGCCATCGACCGCTCGCCCTGCGGCACGGGCACCTCGGCGCGCATGGCGCAATGGTATGGCAAGGGCAAGCTCAAGGCGGGCGATGCCTTCATCCATGAGAGCATTATCGGCTCGATCTTCAAGGGTCGCGTCGAAGATACGCTGAGCGTGGGCGGGCTGCCTGCCATCGTCCCCTCGATTGCCGGCTGGGCCCGGATGACCGGCCTGAACACAATTTTTGTCGATGACCGCGACCCGTTCAAGCACGGCTTTCTGGTCAACTAA
- a CDS encoding NAD(P)/FAD-dependent oxidoreductase yields MVKTNQADVVIVGAGIIGLSAAFRLQEAGRSVTLIDKTGIARGTSFGNAAAFAFSDVLPMAAKGMIGKVPGWLMDPLGPLSIPPAYFVKIMPWLVRFWRAGWRDKRDASIAAQVALMELARSEMAALTQAAGTAHMVRSEGSLELYESEAEFSDSLSDWAVREANGIGFEHVRGARLADLQPGLAARFVAGTFVPQWQTVSEPYEFASALGAAVLAKGATLLTETVSSVKPGDNGIIVALGNGETMLARQVVIACGAWSKNLVAGLGDSVPLDTERGYNTTLPAGAFPLQRQLIFGGHGFVVTPLDNGIRIGGAVELGGLELPPNYARADAMLKKAASFMPGLKTDGGKQWMGFRPSLPDSLPVIGRSTASPDIVYAFGHGHLGLTQSAATARLVADLISDKAPAIDITPFAADRF; encoded by the coding sequence ATGGTCAAAACCAACCAGGCTGATGTCGTCATTGTCGGGGCCGGTATTATCGGCCTTTCAGCTGCGTTCCGCCTGCAAGAGGCGGGGCGCAGTGTGACCTTGATCGACAAGACAGGCATTGCCCGGGGCACAAGCTTCGGCAATGCGGCCGCCTTTGCCTTTTCCGACGTGCTGCCCATGGCGGCCAAGGGAATGATCGGCAAGGTTCCCGGCTGGCTGATGGACCCGCTGGGGCCCCTGAGCATTCCGCCCGCCTATTTCGTCAAAATCATGCCCTGGCTGGTGCGCTTCTGGCGCGCGGGCTGGCGCGACAAGCGCGATGCCAGCATTGCCGCGCAGGTTGCGCTGATGGAGCTGGCCCGCAGCGAGATGGCGGCCCTGACGCAGGCGGCCGGCACCGCGCATATGGTGCGCTCGGAAGGCTCGCTGGAGCTTTACGAGAGCGAAGCAGAATTCAGCGACAGCCTGTCGGACTGGGCGGTGCGCGAGGCAAACGGGATCGGCTTTGAGCATGTGCGCGGGGCGCGGCTGGCGGATTTGCAGCCGGGGCTGGCGGCGCGGTTTGTTGCCGGCACCTTCGTGCCGCAATGGCAAACCGTCAGCGAGCCCTATGAGTTTGCCAGCGCGCTTGGCGCGGCTGTGCTGGCCAAGGGTGCCACACTGCTCACCGAGACTGTCAGCAGTGTCAAGCCGGGCGATAATGGCATCATCGTCGCGCTGGGCAATGGCGAGACGATGCTGGCCAGGCAGGTGGTGATTGCCTGTGGCGCCTGGTCGAAAAACCTGGTTGCGGGATTGGGCGACAGCGTGCCGCTCGATACCGAGCGGGGCTATAATACCACCCTGCCCGCCGGTGCCTTCCCCTTGCAGCGTCAGCTGATCTTTGGCGGGCACGGCTTTGTGGTGACGCCGCTGGATAATGGCATACGCATTGGTGGCGCGGTGGAACTGGGCGGGCTCGAATTGCCGCCCAATTATGCCCGGGCCGATGCGATGCTGAAAAAGGCCGCAAGCTTCATGCCGGGGCTGAAAACCGACGGCGGTAAGCAGTGGATGGGCTTTCGGCCGTCGCTGCCCGACAGCCTGCCGGTGATCGGTCGTTCAACGGCAAGCCCTGATATCGTTTATGCTTTCGGGCATGGGCATCTGGGCCTGACGCAATCGGCAGCAACAGCGCGGCTGGTCGCGGATCTGATCAGCGACAAGGCACCGGCAATCGACATCACGCCCTTTGCGGCGGACCGTTTTTAA
- a CDS encoding ABC transporter ATP-binding protein — protein MSTPAETILQLEGVTAGYGRIVALNGIDLKVETGAMVTLLGANGAGKTTTLKTISGLVRATGGRVLFEGEDITQTPAHEIARRGLVHVPEGRHVLRGLSVRENLELGAFTVKDPALRAKRMKEVFGLFPVLEKRQHGDGSLLSGGEQQMLAIGRALMHGPRLLLLDEPSMGLAPKLVIETMQIVKRLHEAGTTILLVEQNARLALKLADYGYVLEGGHIRMQGEAATLRADKSIVQAYLGE, from the coding sequence ATGAGCACCCCAGCTGAAACCATCCTGCAGCTCGAAGGGGTCACCGCTGGCTATGGCCGGATCGTGGCGCTGAACGGCATTGATCTCAAGGTCGAGACCGGCGCCATGGTGACCCTGCTGGGCGCCAATGGCGCGGGCAAGACCACAACGCTCAAGACCATTTCGGGCCTTGTGCGAGCAACCGGTGGCCGCGTGCTGTTTGAGGGTGAAGACATTACCCAGACACCCGCTCACGAGATCGCCCGGCGCGGTCTGGTGCATGTGCCTGAAGGGCGCCACGTGCTGCGCGGGCTCAGCGTGCGCGAAAACCTCGAACTGGGCGCCTTTACCGTCAAGGACCCGGCCCTTCGCGCCAAGCGGATGAAAGAGGTGTTCGGCCTGTTCCCCGTGCTGGAAAAGCGCCAGCATGGCGACGGCTCCCTGCTCTCGGGCGGCGAGCAGCAAATGCTGGCTATTGGCCGGGCGCTGATGCACGGCCCGCGCCTGCTGCTGCTGGACGAACCGTCGATGGGTCTGGCCCCCAAGCTGGTGATCGAGACGATGCAGATCGTCAAACGGCTGCACGAGGCCGGCACCACCATCCTGCTGGTCGAACAGAATGCGCGGCTGGCGCTCAAGCTGGCCGATTATGGCTATGTGCTCGAGGGCGGGCATATCCGCATGCAGGGCGAGGCCGCCACGCTGCGCGCCGACAAATCCATCGTCCAGGCCTATCTGGGCGAATAG
- a CDS encoding branched-chain amino acid ABC transporter permease translates to MSVLDIFLQQLVNGLVLGSFYALVALGYTMIFGVVKLLNFAHGDIYMVGGFVGFLILSVIAPIVGPGWTGVAISMVVAMIAVGFLGVVIQRVAYQPMLNAPRLSILITALAVSLVLQNGVLTLTHGQYQPMGADLGFGGINLGLLFISHNQMILVGTAAALMIGLELFVSRTQYGRAMRAISIDKDMCRLMGINVTAVIAVTFFVGSALAAAAGTMAGAYYGSVWYFMGFLIGIKAFTAAVIGGIGSIPGAMLGGLILGLLEAFGTQIPGIGSEWKDVFSFSVLILVLVLKPTGLLGKSEQERM, encoded by the coding sequence ATGTCGGTCCTTGATATCTTTTTGCAGCAGCTGGTGAACGGGCTGGTTCTCGGCTCATTCTATGCGCTGGTGGCGCTGGGCTACACCATGATCTTTGGTGTGGTGAAGCTGCTCAATTTCGCCCATGGCGATATTTACATGGTCGGCGGCTTTGTCGGCTTTCTCATTCTTTCGGTAATCGCGCCCATTGTCGGGCCCGGCTGGACAGGCGTTGCGATCTCGATGGTCGTGGCGATGATCGCGGTGGGCTTTCTGGGCGTGGTGATCCAGCGGGTTGCCTACCAACCCATGCTCAATGCCCCCCGGCTCTCGATCCTCATCACGGCACTGGCCGTGTCGCTGGTGTTGCAGAACGGCGTGCTGACCCTGACCCATGGCCAGTATCAGCCCATGGGCGCTGATCTGGGCTTTGGCGGCATCAATCTGGGCCTGCTGTTCATCAGCCATAACCAGATGATCCTGGTGGGCACTGCTGCGGCGCTGATGATCGGGCTCGAACTTTTCGTCTCGCGCACCCAGTACGGCCGCGCCATGCGCGCCATTTCAATCGACAAGGACATGTGCCGCCTGATGGGGATCAATGTCACCGCAGTGATCGCGGTGACATTCTTTGTCGGCTCGGCACTGGCCGCTGCGGCAGGCACCATGGCCGGGGCCTATTACGGCTCGGTCTGGTATTTCATGGGCTTTCTGATCGGCATCAAGGCGTTCACCGCAGCGGTGATCGGCGGCATTGGCTCGATCCCCGGCGCCATGCTGGGCGGGTTGATCCTGGGCCTGCTGGAAGCCTTTGGCACACAGATCCCCGGCATTGGCAGCGAGTGGAAGGACGTGTTCTCGTTCTCCGTGCTGATCCTGGTGCTGGTCCTCAAGCCGACCGGCCTGTTGGGCAAGTCAGAGCAGGAGCGCATGTAA
- a CDS encoding branched-chain amino acid ABC transporter permease: MAQPRSNAFNNIIAQFNEPWKRYTAFAVIIALLLIAPISLGPYATVILTNALLYVVLALGLNVVVGYAGLLDLGYAAFFAVGAYTVGILTHTFGLNFWVTLPVAVGAAVVAGIVIGTPTLRLRSDYLAIVTLGFGEIVRFTARNLDITGGASGISGIQQPWLFGWHINTPFEFYYVFVVLAILAVIVSVRLQNSRLGRAWLYVRHDEDAAEAMGIDTVRVKLAAYVIGAIFGAIAGAFFAVNLGAISPESFSFQQSVLILMAVILGGMGKIPGVILGAFIVVLAPELLRDMGEFRLLLFAVGLLLVMLFRPSGIWPVRGK; this comes from the coding sequence ATGGCCCAGCCCCGCTCAAACGCTTTCAACAACATCATCGCCCAGTTCAACGAACCCTGGAAACGCTACACAGCCTTTGCGGTGATCATCGCGCTGCTGCTGATTGCGCCCATTTCGCTTGGGCCCTATGCCACCGTGATCCTGACCAATGCATTGCTCTATGTGGTGCTGGCGCTGGGGCTCAACGTGGTGGTGGGTTATGCCGGCCTGCTCGATCTGGGCTACGCCGCCTTCTTTGCGGTGGGTGCCTATACAGTGGGTATCCTGACCCACACATTCGGGCTCAACTTCTGGGTCACCCTGCCCGTTGCCGTCGGCGCGGCCGTGGTTGCCGGTATTGTCATCGGCACCCCTACACTGCGCCTGCGCTCTGATTATCTGGCCATTGTGACGCTGGGCTTTGGCGAGATCGTGCGCTTTACCGCACGCAATCTCGACATCACCGGCGGCGCCAGCGGCATTTCGGGCATCCAGCAGCCCTGGCTGTTTGGCTGGCACATCAATACCCCGTTTGAATTCTACTATGTGTTCGTGGTGCTCGCGATCCTGGCTGTGATCGTCAGCGTACGCTTGCAGAATTCGCGACTGGGACGGGCCTGGCTCTATGTGCGACACGACGAAGATGCCGCCGAAGCGATGGGCATCGACACGGTGCGCGTCAAACTGGCCGCCTATGTCATCGGCGCAATCTTTGGCGCCATTGCCGGAGCGTTCTTTGCGGTCAATCTGGGCGCCATTTCGCCGGAAAGCTTCTCGTTCCAGCAATCGGTGCTGATCCTGATGGCCGTGATCCTTGGCGGTATGGGCAAGATCCCGGGTGTGATCCTGGGTGCCTTCATCGTGGTGCTGGCCCCTGAACTGCTGCGGGACATGGGCGAATTCCGCCTGTTGCTGTTCGCTGTGGGTCTGCTGCTGGTCATGCTGTTCCGACCCAGTGGCATCTGGCCTGTGAGGGGGAAATAA
- a CDS encoding cis-3-hydroxy-L-proline dehydratase: MKITAITAWQVDLPLKEGRYSWSNGNFVDVFDTTVVAIETDAGITGYAECCPLGSAYLPSYALGVRSGLHEIGPKLIGMDPTNLNGINRHMDAVLRGHNYIKAPIDIACWDILGKLTGLPVYTLLGGAAQEKVALYRAISQQSPEEMAAKIAGYRAEGYTKFQLKVGGNAEEDIERIHACRAILSPSDILVADANTGWNRAEAARVVAAVADLDVYIEQPCMTYEECLSIRRRTSRPFILDEVIDNAGSLVKGLAEDAMDVINLKISKVGGLTKARLMRDLAVASGIPMTIEDTWGGDITTAAIAHLARSTPEEFCFSATDFNSYVTTSIAEGAPVREQGFMTAPDAPGLGVTPRLDVLGEPALHIV; the protein is encoded by the coding sequence ATGAAAATCACCGCCATCACTGCCTGGCAGGTCGATCTGCCGCTCAAGGAAGGCCGCTATAGCTGGTCCAATGGCAATTTTGTCGATGTGTTCGACACCACCGTGGTGGCGATTGAAACCGATGCGGGCATTACCGGTTATGCCGAATGCTGCCCGCTGGGCTCGGCCTATCTGCCATCCTATGCGCTGGGCGTGCGCAGCGGATTACACGAAATCGGCCCCAAGCTGATCGGCATGGACCCGACCAATCTCAATGGCATCAATCGGCATATGGATGCGGTACTGCGCGGGCACAATTACATCAAGGCGCCAATCGACATTGCCTGTTGGGACATTCTGGGCAAGCTGACCGGGCTGCCGGTCTATACCCTGCTCGGCGGCGCGGCGCAGGAGAAGGTGGCGCTCTATCGAGCCATCTCCCAGCAATCGCCCGAGGAGATGGCGGCCAAGATCGCCGGCTATCGCGCCGAGGGCTATACCAAGTTCCAGCTCAAGGTGGGCGGCAATGCCGAAGAGGATATCGAGCGCATCCACGCCTGTCGCGCTATCCTGTCGCCCAGCGATATTCTGGTGGCCGACGCCAATACCGGCTGGAACCGCGCTGAAGCCGCCCGCGTAGTGGCGGCAGTGGCTGATCTCGATGTCTATATCGAGCAGCCCTGCATGACCTATGAGGAATGTCTGTCGATCCGCCGGCGCACCAGTCGCCCGTTCATCCTTGATGAAGTGATCGACAATGCCGGCTCGCTGGTCAAGGGCCTGGCCGAAGACGCCATGGACGTGATCAATCTCAAGATCTCCAAGGTGGGGGGGCTGACCAAGGCGCGGCTGATGCGCGATCTGGCGGTGGCCAGCGGCATTCCCATGACCATTGAGGACACCTGGGGCGGCGACATCACCACCGCGGCGATCGCCCATCTGGCGCGCTCAACGCCCGAAGAATTCTGCTTCTCGGCGACCGACTTCAACAGCTATGTCACCACCTCGATTGCCGAGGGAGCGCCGGTACGTGAACAGGGCTTCATGACTGCCCCGGATGCACCCGGTCTGGGCGTGACGCCGCGTCTGGATGTGCTGGGCGAGCCTGCGCTGCATATCGTCTAA
- a CDS encoding ABC transporter ATP-binding protein, with the protein MSNPLLELAGVNLSFAGNTVLDNVDFTVGRGVIASLIGPNGAGKTSLFNCITGFYKPQSGSIKVDGHELMNLKPHKVTQAGIARTFQNVRLFQQMTVLENVMSGSHCRSKAGAVSAILGLPSQRREEAMIRAHAIECLEFVGIADEMDRDATNLAYGHQRRVEIARALATRPKLLLLDEPAAGLNAGEKQGLLELIGRIRDELDISVLLIEHDTGMVMKISEHINVLDHGVMIAEGTPKQVQANPKVIEAYLGQEDGEDLL; encoded by the coding sequence ATGAGTAATCCCCTCCTCGAACTGGCCGGCGTCAATCTCAGCTTTGCCGGCAATACCGTGCTGGACAATGTCGACTTCACTGTCGGGCGCGGCGTGATCGCCAGCCTGATCGGCCCCAATGGCGCGGGCAAGACCTCGCTGTTCAACTGCATTACCGGTTTTTACAAACCGCAGTCGGGCTCGATCAAGGTTGATGGCCATGAGCTGATGAACCTCAAGCCCCACAAGGTCACCCAGGCCGGGATCGCGCGCACATTTCAGAACGTGCGGCTGTTCCAGCAGATGACCGTGCTGGAAAACGTGATGAGTGGCAGTCATTGCCGCTCCAAGGCGGGGGCAGTGTCGGCCATTCTGGGCCTGCCCAGCCAGCGCCGCGAGGAAGCAATGATCCGCGCGCACGCCATTGAGTGTCTGGAGTTTGTCGGCATTGCCGATGAGATGGATCGCGACGCCACCAATCTGGCCTATGGCCATCAGCGCCGGGTCGAAATTGCCCGTGCCTTGGCGACACGGCCCAAGCTCCTGCTGCTGGATGAACCCGCAGCGGGGCTCAATGCCGGCGAAAAGCAGGGTCTGCTTGAGCTAATCGGGCGCATCCGCGATGAGCTCGATATCTCGGTACTGCTGATCGAACACGACACGGGCATGGTGATGAAGATTTCCGAACACATCAACGTGCTCGACCATGGCGTGATGATTGCCGAAGGCACACCCAAGCAAGTCCAGGCCAACCCCAAGGTGATCGAAGCCTATCTGGGTCAGGAAGACGGGGAGGACCTGCTATGA
- a CDS encoding GntR family transcriptional regulator — protein sequence MIDQLSARASNLGAGASSSDVIHDALRAAIIRGELEEGQTLRQDAIAKMFNVSRIPVREALKQLEASGLVTSVRYKGVVVSRISSDEIREIFDFRATVEPKLIAHSVPRMSQQAIEHAQDLCNSFEQETDGVRWGDLNRQFHSSLYVDANLPYYFAAAEAANDRIERYIRAQLSLAHGRERAIEEHQQIIDACRAGDAERAADLTRQHIVNASLSLTRVIEEQVQQRD from the coding sequence TTGATCGACCAGCTCAGCGCGCGAGCATCTAATCTTGGAGCCGGGGCGTCCTCATCGGACGTCATTCACGACGCCCTGCGCGCGGCGATCATTCGCGGTGAACTCGAGGAGGGCCAGACCCTCCGCCAGGACGCCATCGCCAAGATGTTCAATGTCAGCCGCATCCCGGTGCGCGAGGCGCTCAAGCAGCTCGAAGCCAGCGGGCTGGTGACCTCTGTGCGCTATAAGGGCGTCGTGGTCAGCCGCATATCGAGCGACGAGATCCGCGAGATTTTTGATTTCCGCGCCACGGTCGAACCCAAGTTGATTGCCCATTCCGTGCCCCGCATGAGCCAGCAGGCCATCGAGCACGCGCAGGATCTGTGCAACTCATTTGAGCAGGAAACCGATGGCGTGCGCTGGGGCGACCTCAATCGCCAGTTCCATTCCTCGCTCTATGTCGACGCCAATCTGCCCTATTATTTCGCGGCTGCCGAAGCCGCCAATGATCGCATCGAACGCTATATCCGCGCCCAGCTCAGCCTCGCCCATGGCCGCGAACGCGCCATTGAAGAGCATCAGCAGATCATCGATGCCTGTCGTGCCGGCGATGCCGAACGCGCCGCCGATCTGACACGCCAGCACATCGTCAATGCCTCGCTGTCCCTCACCCGTGTCATTGAAGAACAGGTCCAGCAGCGCGACTGA